In Paenibacillus sp. BIC5C1, a genomic segment contains:
- a CDS encoding aldehyde dehydrogenase family protein gives MTSTFMQQEKLVSINPSTKQVLAEFPLMNKVEIEESIAATAAAQKIWSKVPAPVRGELLLKIAQLLEDRAEEWGLLVTTEVGKCLRDGVAEIHRSVSFLRFFAGEGYRMTGETIPSRQAGVFAYTKQQPLGTVGVITPWNVPLAIPIWKMAPALVAGNSIVWKPAPQSLMISQKFMSLLEEAGLPKNIVTMLIADGPLVSEAFAANEQIKAVTFTGSTKTGQTIHQVLAPRGVRFQAEMGGKNPFIIMPDADIEQACQDIVSGGLLDAGQRCTATSRIFVHDSIYETFRDHMIATLNNVTLGLPTDEASLIGPVVDQRQYDTIRSYVEIAKSEGATLIYGEDEPVEEWAQGGFFIKPKLFDHVTQQMTIANEEIFGPVLALIQFSDFEECLKQSNAIEYGLSSTIYTRDIAAAMKYTDEIESGLVHINMPSTYSEPHMPFGGIKATGIGGFREQGSHAIKFFTEWKTVYVRT, from the coding sequence ATGACAAGTACATTCATGCAACAGGAAAAACTGGTTTCAATTAATCCATCCACCAAGCAAGTGCTAGCTGAATTTCCATTGATGAACAAGGTTGAAATTGAGGAATCCATTGCCGCAACTGCAGCAGCTCAAAAAATTTGGAGTAAAGTACCTGCACCCGTGAGAGGAGAACTGTTGCTCAAGATTGCTCAATTGCTTGAGGACCGAGCAGAAGAATGGGGTCTTCTGGTAACGACAGAAGTGGGGAAATGCCTGCGGGATGGTGTAGCTGAGATTCATCGCAGTGTTTCGTTTCTCCGTTTCTTCGCAGGAGAAGGTTACCGCATGACTGGCGAGACCATCCCTTCCAGACAAGCCGGCGTGTTCGCTTATACCAAACAACAACCTCTGGGGACTGTAGGTGTCATCACACCATGGAATGTTCCTCTAGCGATTCCGATTTGGAAAATGGCGCCCGCATTGGTCGCAGGCAATAGCATTGTGTGGAAGCCTGCACCGCAGTCTCTAATGATCTCCCAAAAATTTATGTCTTTGCTGGAAGAAGCAGGTTTGCCGAAAAATATAGTCACCATGCTGATTGCCGATGGTCCTCTGGTCAGTGAAGCATTTGCAGCCAATGAACAGATCAAGGCGGTTACGTTTACAGGCTCGACGAAGACCGGACAAACGATTCATCAGGTATTGGCGCCGCGAGGTGTTCGTTTTCAGGCGGAGATGGGCGGTAAAAATCCATTTATCATTATGCCGGATGCGGATATCGAACAGGCTTGTCAGGATATTGTGTCAGGTGGTTTATTGGACGCGGGACAGCGTTGCACTGCAACAAGTCGTATTTTTGTCCATGATTCGATATATGAAACGTTCCGCGATCACATGATTGCAACATTAAATAATGTCACTTTGGGTCTGCCGACAGATGAAGCATCATTAATTGGCCCGGTAGTGGATCAACGGCAATACGATACCATCCGCTCGTATGTTGAGATAGCAAAATCAGAAGGTGCAACTCTCATATATGGTGAGGATGAACCAGTAGAAGAATGGGCGCAAGGCGGCTTTTTCATCAAACCCAAGCTGTTTGATCATGTTACACAGCAGATGACGATTGCGAATGAAGAAATCTTCGGCCCCGTATTGGCGCTAATTCAATTCTCCGATTTTGAGGAATGCCTGAAACAGTCCAATGCCATTGAATACGGATTATCTTCAACAATTTACACAAGAGACATTGCTGCGGCCATGAAGTATACAGATGAGATTGAGTCTGGATTGGTTCATATTAATATGCCCTCGACTTATAGCGAACCCCATATGCCATTCGGTGGGATCAAAGCAACAGGCATTGGCGGTTTCCGTGAACAGGGAAGTCATGCTATCAAATTCTTTACGGAATGGAAAACCGTCTATGTACGTACTTGA
- a CDS encoding GntR family transcriptional regulator, with protein sequence MIDNKSKLPYYTQLKEWILQQIDTEILLKGEKIPSEMDLAQQHGISRPTVRQAIGELVQEGYLIKKRGLGTFVSSPIITGNANVFTTFAEGMRASGLTDQAKLIQGQIIQASDKLAEELSITPGSNVFKIVRLRLANDEPLAIRTSFIPCQLYPGLLEEDLEGVPLYDLLQRKGHVALGSSQSFQAVGALAEEAELLQVDTGTPMILWNGVAHNERNVPIEKYKALYLGSRFRFTIEQVGKNQAGSMHEELMPIGPIHF encoded by the coding sequence TTGATAGATAATAAAAGTAAACTCCCTTATTATACGCAATTGAAGGAATGGATTTTGCAGCAGATCGATACTGAAATTCTGTTAAAAGGGGAGAAAATCCCCTCCGAAATGGATTTGGCTCAGCAGCATGGCATTAGTCGGCCCACCGTGCGGCAAGCCATAGGAGAACTTGTCCAGGAAGGTTATCTAATCAAGAAGAGAGGTTTGGGAACGTTCGTTTCTTCACCAATTATTACGGGAAATGCCAATGTATTTACGACATTTGCCGAGGGAATGCGTGCAAGTGGTTTGACGGATCAGGCAAAGCTGATTCAGGGCCAGATTATTCAGGCATCTGACAAACTTGCGGAAGAACTCTCGATAACTCCAGGAAGCAATGTGTTTAAAATCGTGCGCCTTCGTCTGGCTAATGATGAACCGCTGGCTATTCGAACTTCATTTATCCCTTGCCAGCTCTATCCGGGCTTATTGGAGGAAGATCTCGAAGGGGTGCCTTTATATGATTTATTACAGCGTAAAGGGCATGTTGCCTTGGGCTCGTCTCAATCCTTTCAGGCTGTTGGGGCATTAGCCGAGGAAGCTGAGCTTTTGCAAGTGGACACAGGAACGCCAATGATTTTATGGAATGGTGTAGCGCATAACGAGAGAAATGTGCCAATTGAGAAGTATAAAGCCTTGTATTTGGGTTCAAGATTCCGCTTTACGATTGAGCAAGTTGGGAAAAACCAAGCTGGGTCAATGCATGAGGAATTGATGCCTATTGGACCGATCCACTTTTAG